A single window of Ovis canadensis isolate MfBH-ARS-UI-01 breed Bighorn chromosome 15, ARS-UI_OviCan_v2, whole genome shotgun sequence DNA harbors:
- the FDX1 gene encoding adrenodoxin, mitochondrial, whose product MAARLLRVASAALGYTAGRWRLLARPRAGAGGLRGSRGPGLGGGAAPTRTLSVSGRAQSSSEDKVTVNFINRDGETLTTKGKVGDSLLDVVVENNLDIDGFGACEGTLACSTCHLIFEQHIYEKLEAITDEENDMLDLAYGLTDRSRLGCQICLTKAMDNMTVRVPDAVSDARESIDMGMNSSKIE is encoded by the exons ATGGCCGCCCGCCTCCTGCGAGTCGCCTCCGCCGCCCTCGGCTACACGGCCGGCCGGTGGCGGCTTCTCGCGCGACCGCGCGCGGGAGCCGGCGGCCTCCGCGGGAGCCGAGGGCCGGGCCTGGGCGGCGGCGCGGCGCCGACGCGGACGCTGAGCGTATCGGGGCGAGCGCAGAGCAG ctcAGAAGATAAAGTAACAGTCAACTTTATAAACCGTGATGGTGAAACATTAACAACCAAAGGAAAAGTGGGTGACTCTCTGCTAGATGTTGTGGTTGAAAATAATCTAGATATTGATGGTTTTG GTGCATGTGAGGGGACCTTGGCTTGTTCTACCTGTCACCTCATCTTTGAACAGCACATATATGAGAAATTGGAAGCAATCACTGATGAGGAGAATGACATGCTTGATCTGGCATATGGACTAACAGATAG ATCGCGGTTGGGCTGCCAGATTTGTTTGACAAAGGCTATGGACAATATGACTGTTCGAGTACCTGATGCCGTGTCTGATGCCAGAGAGTCCATTGATATGGGCATGAACTCCTCAAAGATAGAATAA